A genomic region of Ammospiza nelsoni isolate bAmmNel1 chromosome 3, bAmmNel1.pri, whole genome shotgun sequence contains the following coding sequences:
- the FUT9 gene encoding 4-galactosyl-N-acetylglucosaminide 3-alpha-L-fucosyltransferase 9 — MTSTSKGIFRPFFIIFIILGCFMAFILIYIKPTNSWISGPIESASSVLKMKNFFSSKTDNLNETTVLIWVWPFGQTFDLTSCQTMFNIPGCHLTIDRSLYNRSHAVLIHHRDISWDLANLPQQARPPFQKWIWMNLESPTHTPQKSGIEHLFNLTLTYRRDSDIQVPYGFMMVGTSSFTFEVPSKENLVCWVVSNWNPEHARVKYYNELSKYIEIHTYGQAFGDYVNDKNLIPTISTCKFYLSFENSIHKDYITEKLYNALLAGSVPVVLGPSRENYENYIPADSFIHVEDFLSPRELAEYLLMLDKNNKMYLSYFNWKKDFSVHLPRFWESHACLACDHVKRHQEYKSIGNLEKWFWN, encoded by the coding sequence ATGACATCGACATCTAAAGGAATTTTCCGGccattttttattatcttcaTTATTCTTGGTTGTTTCATGgcatttatattaatttatatcaAACCAACAAATAGCTGGATTTCTGGTCCTATAGAATCAGCCAGTTCAGTGCTGAAAATGAAGAacttcttttcttccaaaactGATAATCTCAATGAAACTACTGTTTTGATCTGGGTTTGGCCGTTTGGTCAGACATTCGATCTGACGTCCTGCCAGACGATGTTCAACATCCCCGGGTGCCATCTGACCATTGACCGCTCGCTCTATAACCGATCCCACGCTGTCCTCATTCATCACAGAGACATCAGCTGGGATCTGGCCAATTTACCTCAGCAAGCCAGGCCACCGTTCCAGAAGTGGATTTGGATGAACTTGGAGTCTCCAACTCATACTCCACAAAAGAGTGGCATCGAACACCTTTTTAACCTGACCCTGACTTACCGGCGTGATTCAGATATCCAGGTGCCTTATGGCTTCATGATGGTTGGCACCAGTTCCTTCACATTTGAAGTACCAAGTAAGGAAAACTTGGTCTGTTGGGTTGTGAGTAACTGGAACCCTGAGCACGCGCGAGTCAAGTATTACAATGAGCTCAGCAAATACATTGAAATCCACACCTACGGACAAGCCTTCGGAGACTACGTCAATGACAAAAACCTGATTCCAACTATCTCCACGTGCAAGTTCTacctttcctttgaaaattCAATCCACAAAGATTACATTACTGAGAAACTCTACAATGCTCTCCTGGCTGGATCAGTACCAGTCGTACTGGGCCCTTCCAGAGAAAATTATGAGAATTACATTCCAGCTGACTCTTTCATACATGTGGAAGATTTTCTCTCCCCCAGAGAGCTGGCAGAATATCTTCTGATGCTTGACAAAAATAATAAGATGTATCTTAGTTATTTCAACTGGAAGAAGGATTTTTCAGTGCATCTTCCTAGGTTCTGGGAATCACATGCGTGTCTTGCTTGTGATCACGTGAAAAGACACCAGGAATACAAGTCCATTGGAAATTTAGAAAAATGGTTTTGGAATTAA